The Saccopteryx leptura isolate mSacLep1 chromosome 2, mSacLep1_pri_phased_curated, whole genome shotgun sequence genome has a window encoding:
- the FCRLB gene encoding Fc receptor-like B: MWALAVFLLLALSSGQAATLEKPTLSLHPPWTTIFKGERVTLRCDGYHPLVLELRPISTLWYLGHLLLPSHGKSIEVQTPGVYRCQTRGAPVSDPVHLSVSNDWLILQVPYAAVFEGEPLVLRCRGWYDKVVYKLHYYRDSQAVRYFHSSANYTVPQARASDSGRYQCSGTMRIPVESAPMFSAKVAVTVQELFPAPVLKVAGRAEAGGVVVRCETNLHPRKRAVPLQFAFYKYSRSVRRFDWGAEYRVPESEVDELESHWCEAATPSRSVRKRSAWLQLPGRGSPPDSSTSIPGPQAAPLAPGNKLLSFQKPLMSTSVPSVTPVPNTTSARLRIPPGRAPSAASAACAPPTPLGQSAGALKPDVDLLLREMRLLKGLLHQVVLEMKDSQAFPERDGATLETSTAHGAEPQGTPETSTVGG; the protein is encoded by the exons ctACTCTGGAGAAGCCCACGCTGTCTCTGCACCCACCCTGGACCACCATCTTCAAGGGGGAGCGGGTGACCCTGCGGTGTGACGGGTACCACCCTCTGGTCCTGGAGCTCCGGCCCATCAGCACCCTCTGGTATTTGGGCCATCTGCTGCTGCCCTCTCACGGGAAGAGCATCGAGGTGCAGACTCCAGGGGTGTACCGGTGCCAGACGCGGGGAGCACCTGTCAGTGACCCCGTGCACCTCTCTGTATCCAATG ACTGGCTGATTCTGCAAGTGCCCTACGCCGCGGTGTTCGAGGGCGAGCCTCTGGTCCTGCGCTGCCGCGGCTGGTATGACAAGGTGGTGTACAAGCTGCACTATTACCGCGACAGTCAGGCGGTGCGCTACTTCCACTCCAGCGCCAACTACACCGTGCCGCAGGCGCGCGCCAGCGACAGCGGGCGCTACCAGTGCTCGGGCACCATGCGCATCCCGGTGGAGAGCGCGCCCATGTTCTCCGCCAAGGTGGCCGTGACCGTGCAAG AGCTGTTCCCCGCGCCGGTGCTGAAGGTGGCTGGCCGCGCGGAGGCCGGCGGGGTGGTGGTGCGCTGCGAGACGAACCTGCACCCGCGGAAGCGCGCGGTGCCGCTGCAGTTCGCCTTTTACAAGTACAGCCGCTCCGTGCGCCGCTTCGACTGGGGCGCTGAGTACAGGGTCCCCGAGTCCGAGGTCGACGAGCTGGAGTCCCACTGGTGCGAGGCGGCCACACCCTCCCGCAGCGTCCGGAAACGCAGCGCGTGGCTGCAGCTCCCGGGGCGCG GGTCGCCCCCGGACTCGTCCACGTCCATCCCAGGGCCGCAGGCCGCACCCTTGGCGCCCGGGAACAAGCTGCTTTCCTTCCAAAAGCCCCTGATGTCCACGTCAGTCCCGTCGGTTACCCCCGTTCCCAACACCACCTCAGCCAGGCTACGGATCCCCCCGGGCAGAGCCCCCAGCGCAGCGTCAGCCGCTTGCGCCCCGCCGACGCCCCTGGGACAATCCGCCGGGGCCCTGAAACCCGACGTGGACCTGCTGCTCCGAGAAATGCGGCTGCTCAAGGGCCTTCTGCACCAGGTGGTCTTGGAAATGAAGGACTCTCAGGCCTTCCCCGAGCGCGACGGGGCAACACTCGAGACCTCCACGGCCCACGGGGCGGAGCCCCAGGGAACCCCGGAGACCAGCACCGTGGGGGGCTGA